The following coding sequences are from one Rhodospirillales bacterium window:
- a CDS encoding ABC transporter substrate-binding protein — protein MNPLRNSLGVIFLVAALFALMSATYRISAAADTSEAFVTNLGKEAVDVLKATDTTETQRIEQMRALFVTYFDVPEIAKFVAGRHWRGLTDAQRSEYLGLFEDYIVYVYSRRLGGYGGESLKVKNSSPKPGGTDETLVVSEIVSPNTNKSYQVNWDVEGQDGGYKITDIVVEGVSMKQQQRSDFGALVQQSGGRFEGLLKALREKNAQLKAEREQAS, from the coding sequence ATGAATCCGTTGCGCAACAGCTTAGGCGTCATCTTCCTGGTTGCGGCCCTGTTTGCGTTGATGTCGGCCACGTACAGGATTTCTGCCGCCGCCGACACTTCGGAGGCCTTCGTTACTAACCTGGGCAAGGAGGCGGTGGACGTTCTCAAAGCGACTGACACGACGGAGACGCAGCGCATCGAGCAGATGCGTGCGCTCTTCGTGACGTATTTTGACGTGCCGGAGATCGCCAAGTTTGTCGCCGGACGACATTGGCGCGGCCTGACCGATGCGCAACGTAGCGAGTATCTCGGGCTGTTCGAGGACTACATTGTCTATGTCTATTCCAGGCGCCTGGGCGGTTATGGCGGAGAAAGCCTGAAGGTCAAGAATTCGTCCCCGAAGCCCGGGGGGACGGACGAGACATTGGTCGTGTCTGAAATCGTCTCGCCCAATACGAATAAGAGTTACCAGGTGAACTGGGACGTCGAAGGCCAGGATGGGGGGTACAAAATTACCGACATCGTCGTCGAAGGCGTTTCGATGAAGCAGCAGCAGCGCAGTGACTTCGGTGCCCTTGTGCAGCAAAGCGGCGGGCGTTTCGAGGGGCTGCTGAAGGCCCTTCGTGAAAAAAACGCTCAATTGAAAGCGGAGCGCGAACAGGCCAGTTAG
- a CDS encoding CBS domain-containing protein gives MKRNPAHEHLPPQRVVFSQRVQDTMRHRSDVLAIRTGTTCFDMIEHMAATKASCALVVDASGRPAGIITEQDIARRIAYRVPGETPVETVMTSPVVTIGRREYLYHAIAWMRRHNLRHLPVTDRTGRVAGVLYLHDALAMASQGLMHQIDLLTQEGTIEGLKQVRSAEIELAEQLFAENLPAPDIQQLLTQINNDLYRRLGETHLRQMENEGWGTLPVKATTIVMGSGGRGENYLFPDQDNGFIIEAYPDSEHNRIDTFFLELAERLCRDLNAIGIPYCNGYCMAINPLWRKTLPQWIDQITLWGRKSNFVAIRLADIFFDFQPVWGNTDLAAELRQRVTEMVRNNHFFLKQMFQDQADHNVALGFFGGFMTEREKREFRGQVNLKYTGTIPLVEGVRLLALREGVESTSTLERIRHLHDEGALSINEQEDLTSAFHLITDILLRKQITDFNAGKRVNYYVNPKSLVKRDRLMLLDSLKAIDGFRKRVRLEFTADVF, from the coding sequence GTGAAACGCAATCCGGCCCATGAGCACCTTCCGCCGCAGCGTGTGGTGTTCAGTCAACGCGTACAAGACACCATGCGGCATCGTTCGGATGTCCTCGCGATACGAACAGGAACCACCTGCTTCGACATGATCGAACACATGGCGGCCACCAAAGCTTCGTGCGCTCTGGTCGTAGATGCGTCTGGCCGCCCTGCCGGCATTATCACCGAGCAGGACATTGCACGCCGCATCGCTTACCGCGTACCCGGCGAAACCCCGGTCGAGACCGTGATGACATCGCCCGTGGTGACCATCGGCCGGAGAGAATACCTGTATCACGCAATCGCTTGGATGCGCCGCCACAATCTTCGGCATTTGCCGGTCACCGACCGGACAGGCCGCGTGGCCGGGGTGCTGTACCTTCATGACGCGCTGGCCATGGCGTCACAGGGGTTGATGCACCAGATCGACCTGTTGACGCAGGAAGGAACGATCGAAGGTCTCAAGCAGGTCCGCAGTGCAGAAATCGAACTTGCGGAGCAGCTCTTCGCCGAAAATCTTCCCGCACCCGACATCCAGCAGTTGCTGACGCAAATAAACAACGACCTATATCGCCGTCTCGGCGAAACGCATCTTCGGCAAATGGAGAACGAAGGTTGGGGCACGTTGCCGGTCAAGGCGACCACCATCGTCATGGGGTCAGGCGGGCGCGGTGAGAATTACCTTTTTCCGGATCAGGACAACGGATTCATCATTGAAGCCTATCCGGACAGCGAGCACAATCGCATCGACACCTTTTTCCTTGAGTTGGCAGAGAGGCTGTGCCGGGACCTCAACGCCATCGGCATCCCCTATTGCAACGGCTATTGCATGGCGATCAATCCGCTGTGGCGGAAGACGTTGCCCCAGTGGATTGACCAGATCACCTTATGGGGCCGCAAGAGCAATTTTGTCGCCATCCGCCTGGCCGACATCTTCTTCGATTTTCAACCGGTGTGGGGCAACACGGATCTCGCGGCTGAGCTTCGTCAGAGAGTGACCGAGATGGTCCGCAACAATCACTTTTTCCTGAAGCAAATGTTCCAGGATCAAGCGGATCACAATGTCGCGCTCGGTTTCTTCGGCGGTTTCATGACTGAGCGGGAAAAACGGGAATTCCGCGGCCAAGTAAACCTGAAGTACACTGGAACAATCCCACTGGTCGAAGGGGTCCGGCTTTTAGCCCTGCGCGAAGGAGTAGAGTCGACTTCGACGCTGGAGCGCATCCGTCATCTGCACGACGAAGGAGCGCTCAGTATCAACGAGCAGGAAGATCTCACCAGCGCCTTCCACCTGATCACCGATATCCTGCTCCGAAAGCAAATTACCGATTTCAACGCCGGAAAACGCGTCAACTACTACGTCAACCCTAAGTCGCTGGTTAAACGCGATCGACTCATGCTGCTCGACTCCCTAAAGGCCATTGATGGCTTTCGCAAACGTGTCCGGCTGGAGTTCACCGCAGACGTCTTTTAG